CAGGATTAGGATAAAAAATAGGGTTGTTATTACTCTCTAGTTTATCTAAGTCATCAATTTTTAAATCATCAATAAGTATATCATTGTTAAATTGAGAAGTAGCATTGTTTTCGGTAACAATAAATTCCAATTGAATTTCATTACTACTGATAGGGTAATCATTTATATTAAAAGTAAAAACCTGCCAACCATTAATTGTTTGTTTTTTAATATCTAATAAATCAAAACTTTTTCCAGTGTTATCGTGTAATTTTATTTTTAAATTATTATAAATATTGTTAATTGTATTTTTACTGAAAACAGAAAATTGAATTGCAGGAATACGAAGATCAGAAATATCAACGAACATAGTTTTTAAATAACTGATTTGTTCATTACTGTTAGGAGACGTACTATTTATCCAAGCATAATTTGTTTTTGAATTTGGAGAGAAATCACCAGCAACTGCAGCCTCATGATCTGCACCTGTACTAAAATTCCATTTTTTACTTCCGTATTGATTCCAACAATTTGGTATAGACGTAGATACAAAATTTTCGTATAAAGGTGCTTTTAATGTGTTACAAGTTTCAAAATTAAGTGGTGCCGTCCATTTACTAGTATTATTACAAACTGATTTTATATAAACATCATATTCTGTACCTAAAGCTAAGTTTGTAATTTTGTATGGACGAGAGTTTGTTTCTATAACAGTACCAGTGCCCAGCGTAAAGCCTTTTATGCCATATTCAATAACCCAACTACTTTCATTTCCTTGTGGTGTCCAATTTAAACTTGCATTGCTATGTGTTATATTACTTATAAAAGTATTAGTAGGAGTAGGGCAAATGGTTTTGAATAAAACAGGTGTTGATGATTCGCTTATTCCATTTCCACAATTGGCTTTTATGTATACTTCATATTCAGTACTTGCGCTTAGGTTAATAATACTATAAGATGTCGTGTTCGTTTCTAAAATTGTACCATTTCCAAGAGTAAACCCTTTTGTACCATATTCAATAATCCAATTATTTTCGTTTCCTTGTGGTGTCCAACTTAACTCTGCATTATCCTTCGTTATATTACTTATAAAAATATTAGAAGGAATAGGACAAGTCGTTTTGAAAGTTATAGGTGCAGAAATTTTACTAAACTTGTTTCCACAATCAGTTTTTATGTATACGTCGTATTCGGTACTTGTATTTAGATTTGTTATACTATGTGAATTCGTGTTTGAATTGGCAACAGTACCGGTACCTAATAAAAACCCTTTCTCTCCATATTCAATAATACAATTACTTTCAGGTTCTATTGTTGTCCAATTAATATTGGCTGTGTTTTGTGTTATATCATTTATGGTTATATTTGAAGGTTTAAGACATGATGTTTCGCAAGTAATACTAGCATCCCAACCACTACTTGTAACTGATCCATCAGATACAAATTTAAAAGTTAAAGCACCTGAACTATGGGTTGAAGTTATTGTACCTGGTGAATTAGATCCTCTAAATTCTCCGATTAGTGTAGCATTAATATTAGGGCCGTCATAAATGTATAAAACATCACAACAGTTTTCGGTTTGAAAAGTATTAAATGTAACAGATATTTGGTCGAAATCTTCTGATGGTACTATAGTAGTAATAACGTTTTCATTATTAGAATAAGATCCATTTTTACCTCCAGAATCGTAAAATCTATCGCCATTACAAAAATCAAGAAGTGTTTTAATAGTGTAAGGACCATTCCAATTACTACTACTGCAATTAGATTTTAAATAAAAATCATAATTGGTATTGCTTTCTAAGTTTTTTAAAGAGTATGGTTTGGTAGTAGTTGTTATTTGTGTACCTGTACCGATAACAAAATTTTTAACTCCATATTCAATTATCCATTCATTTTCAATACCATTAACTACCCAGTCTATATTAGCGCTATTGCTTGTAATAGTATTAACTTTTATATTTGTAGGTTTTACGCATGTTGGTTTATCAATAACACTAATATCGTCAATATCGATTTCAGTAGTATTATAACCTCCACCAGATATTGCTCTAAAGCGTATTTGTACGGTATTACTAAAGTTACTTAAATCTATAAAATGTTCACTCCATTCATCTTTGGGAGAAAATTGTTGACTACTTTCTTGTGTAAATACATCATTTGTCCATTCTCCATTATTAAAAACATCTACATGAAGACTTCCGATATTCTCTCCATACATAAAACTGTAAAAATTTAATACAGGTTCGTTTAAAGAAGAAATGTTTATTATTGGTGATAGTAAATTAGCTTCATCACCTATATTAGAAGTTTTAAATGGGGGAGTTCTAAAGTATTTACCGCCATTATTAGATTTATATGGTCCGGTTGAAAGATTGTTATTATAGGTTGAATATTGTGCTTCCCAATAATAGTTTGTATTATTTCTAATTGGGTTACCTGTCCAACAATTATCGATTATTGAGTTTGTATTTTGTTGCTCAATATCATATGTATAGGGAGCATTGACAATACTACATGGGGTTTTAAAACTAATCGGGCCAACAACAAAGCTATCATCATCAGAAGGAGCTGCACCGCATATGGCTGTTATATAAAAATCATATGCTGTTTCTGGTGAAAGTGTATTAATATTTACGGGGTTTGTAGTTGTTAAAAACTTTGTACCTAAACCTTTTGTAAACCCTTTATTACCATACTCAATTTCCCATTTGGTTTCACTACCATTAGAAGTCCAATTTAAATCTACTGAGTTTCCTGAAATAATAGAATAAGAAAAATCATTTGGTTCTGGACAAGTAATTGTAATACATTCTACCGAAGCGTCCCAACCAGATTGGGTAATACTACTGTCTGAAGTAAAAAGAAAAGTAATTCCTTTACCTTTTTTTGAATAAATTGTTCCAGGTGAATTATTACCTTTATATATACCAATTAAGGGCGCATTGATATCGTTTCCGTCGTAAATAATTAATTGATCACAGCAGCCTTCTGTTTGAAATGAATTAAAGGTAACTAATACTAAATCAGAACCCGCTGACGGCAATATAGTAGTGGTAATATCTTCATTATTAGAATAAGATCCATTAGCACCACCAGAGTCATAAAAACGATCGCCATTACAAAATTCAGCAAGTGTAGTGAATGTTTTAGCACCAATCCAATCACTATAATTGTTGGGTGAACATAAAGATCTTACATAGATGTCATAACTAGTTGCTGATTGTAAATTAGGTATAGTTATAGTAGGGTTTGTTAAAACGGTAATACCAGAACCAATAGGGGTAGCTCCGTTTGGTACAACTTCTATTTCCCACTGTTGTGTATTATTATTGTCTCCCCAAGTTACATCTACAGAATTAATTGTAATATTAGTAGTAGTTATAGAATTGGGAGCATTACATTTTGTAGTAAACGAAAAAATATTAGAGTACTGACTTTCGTTGCACGTATTCTCTCCTTTAACTCTCCAAAAATAAGTTGTGTTGAAGTTTAGCAGATTAATTGTATAATCATTGTTATCTGTAACAACAGTGTTCAATATTGTGTTAAAACCTGAGTCAGTTGCAATTTCTAAAGTATAAGTATTAACATTATTATCCGAATTCCAGTTTAAAGATACCGTTGTATCAACATTAGTTGTATTATTCACAGGAGTGTTTAATACAGGTTTAATTAAATTATTTTCAAATGCGTTAAATGTTATAGCTGTTTTTTTATGAGTAGATGTTGCTGTTCCTACTGCATTAAAGTTTGTAACACCTATTGGAGCATTTATAGTATTTGATATGGTTAATTTTACAGGAGTATTATTATTTGTAGCAAAAGTAGGATCAAAAGTTGCAATTAAGTTACTCGGCAAGTTTTCTACACTAAAAGTAGTTGTTTCATTAAAACTTAAATACGTTTTATAATTAAAAGTGTATTCTATAGTATTAGGAATACAAACACTTTTGTTTGTTTCAGTAAAGAACATGGCAAATTCTGATGTCTGAATATTTATATCAGAAGAGTTTATTGCATAAAATATATTATTTAATGGCTTTACCATTACTCTTCCTTGTGTTGTAGATTCAGATATTCCTGGAATGCTAACTTCTGCTGTTCCGTCGTTTGGAGTGCTAGAAATTATAACATACGGGTAAGTATATCCTCCATCGGTAGATAGTAATATTTCAACATTTGTAGCGTTAACTGGAGGTAGATTTGTATTAGCAACATCCCATGTTATTGTTTTTGAGTCTCCTACATTCCAGTTTTCAATAGAGTTTTGAGAAGAGACAAGGAAGGGGCCAGCAGTATCATCTACATTTATGGTCATTTGATCTGATGCTGTTTTTGCGCCAATTAATGCATTATCTCTAGCAGTTAAAACAAAATTAATAGGTCTACTTACTGAAGGTAAAACTTCCCAAGTAGGGGTTAAGTTTCCTTGAATAACATCTTCTAATTGTGGTATATATCTAATAGGAGAGTTTACGGGTAATCTAGATCTAAATAAAGGGCCTTGTTGCCAATTAGGCTGTGGTGTGTTTGATGAAGAAGGGTTTTCAGGGTCATTTTGTTCCCAGCAATAGGTAAGTAGTGCGCTATTATCAATGTCGTTTCCACTTCCATCTAAAATAAAAGGAGTAGATTTAGGTATTGTATAATCATTACCTGCATTAACAGTTGGAGCTGTATTATTTGTTATTATTAGCTCAGCGCAAGAACTATTATTTCTTGTCCATTCTATAACATCACGAATGTCTACATAATTAAAATAATCATCAGCGTTTTCTTGTACATTCGGTGGGCATATACCTGCATATCCCATAATTGAACTTCCGCTACCAGGTTCAACTTCTTGCAATCCAGCAGAACTACGACAATTGCTACTACTCTGTACATGATAACCTCCAAATTGATGTCCGAATTCATGACTAGCAAGTAAGTTAAAACTATCTGTATCTAAATCACTTTGTGCAGAAAAAGCACTTCCTTTACTATCGTCGGTACAAACACAAGCTATGCAACCAGCATTACCGTGCCTGCTTGGATGATGTACAAAAAGGTGTCCAACATCATAATTACTTTCGCCAATAGTACTACTTAAAGTACTTTGTAATTCAGTATTATAAAGGTTACTAAAAGGATCTGTATTGTCATCAAGATATATTAAATCATCATTATTTGGTATAAGTTCCATAGTAACACCAAAATCTCTTTCAAAAATTCCATTGATTCTTGTTAGGGTATTATTGATGGCAGAAAGAACCACTGCTTTTCTTTCTTGATCAGTAGTTTCGTTTCCTGTTAAGAAAAAGTTAGAGTATCCTCCAGTAACAGCTAAAGCAAGCCTATATTTTCTTAGGAAGTTGTCGTTTAAGTTATTTTGACTTATTTTACTTAAATTAAAATTTTCTTTAGCTTTTTCAATAGTATTACATTCAAAATCAGAAGAAGATGTAATGTCATTTCTATTGTAAGATGAATAACTATTAGTTTTTATATCAGTTGGTTTAACAATGTAGGTGCCTTTATTAGTATTAATAAAAGCGTGTAATCCTGCTGTTTCTGAATAACTAAATCTAGCAACTGTGCTCGAAGTTAAACTTTTTGCGGTAAAAGATTTAATAGAAGGGTATTTTGCAGCTAATTCTTGGCTGAAGTTTGAAGTTTCAAAGAATTCAAAGAGTTCAAAACCTTTATGATTAACGGGTAAAGATATTTTTTGAGAAGAATATCTTATCTGGTTTCGATTAGGAGCGTTTTTAATTAAAGAAAGAAACAGCTCTTTATCTAGTTTTAAAGATTGCTGAATTTTAGGATTGTCAGCTGTTTTTTTTTGATAAAAATTAGAGTAGTCTTTTGTCCAAACCTGTTGAGAATAAATGTTTGAAATTATAGCACATAACAATAAACTTAAAAGTAATTTTTTAGTCATAGAATTTTTTTGCAAAATTACATAATAAAAAGAAAAACTTAGAGAATTCTCTCTAAGTTTTTGTGTTATAATAAGATCATTTTATATTTTAGGTGAAAATTTGATGAATCTATAATGAAGTTTGATAACCCAATACTGTTTTTTTTATGTTCACTAGGTGTTTTTAACGGCCTTTTGGTAAGTCTATATTTTTTATTTTTCAGTAAACAAAAACGAATCCAAAATATTTTATTTGGACTGTTAGTCTTGTTATTGAGTATTCGAATAGGAAAATCGGTATATGTAATTTTTACATCAAGAGAGGAAAGGAACTTATGGTTTATTCAGTTCGGTTTATCAGCATGTTTTTTAATTGGAATTGCGTTATTTTATTATTTAAAAGCTTCAATAGATAATAAGAAAAGTATTCCTAAAAAATGGAAAGTTCATTTTAGTATTTTGTTTTTATTTATTGTTATTGTAAGTGTTTTTAAGCCTTATGAATATTACGGTGATTTTTGGAATACATTTTTTGTTCAGTTTATTTATGTTGTTTGGGGAGGGTATATAGTTGCTTCTGGACTTGTTATAAAAGATATATTTAAAAAACTAGTTAGTCGAGAAAAAACTACTACTGCTGAGTTGTGGTTGATTAATGTTTATATAGCCAATGGCTTAATTTTTTTAGCCTATATAATTGGTTATTTTCATTTGTATTTGGTAGGAACAATTACTTTTTCGGTAGTTTTCTACGTGGTTTTAATCTTTTTTCTATCAAAAAAGAATAGAGATACTATTTTTCAGGATATTCCAGTAAAATATGCTGCAAAAAAGATAGAAAATAAAGAAGCAATACTTTTAGTTGATAAGTTAGATAAGCTTATGAAGGAAAAACAATTATACAAAGAAGCAAATGTAAAGCTACTTAGTATTTCTAAAGAGTTACAAATAACACCGCATAAACTATCGCAATTATTAAATGATAATATAGGAAAAAGCTTGGCAACTTTTTTAAATGATTATAGAGTTGAAGAAGCAAAGAATTTATTACAAGAAAAACAAAATCTTACGCTTGAAACAATAGGTTTTGAAGCAGGATTTTCTTCAAAATCAAACTTTTATGCCACGTTTAAAAAAACGGTAGGGAAAACACCTTCACAATATCAAAAGCAATATATATAAGTATAATTGTCTAAAATTATAATTCAGGACGCCTAGATTATAAGCAATCACTACCTTTTATGATGGTCTAAATAGATTTGTTTAAAATCTAAAATTAGAACCATGAGAAAAATCACATTATTATTTGTAGCATTAATTACATTTCAATTTACACAAGCACAATCAGAAAATTCACTTGTAGAAAAAACACTGCAAAATTATATGGAAGGGAGCTCTTATGCAAAGTTGAAAATGCTAAAGAGTGCTTTTGCTGATAACGCTACTTTATATCTTACAAATAAAGAGGGGCTTTTTAAAATATACTCACCAAGTGAATACGTTGATTTTTTTAGAAATTCAGAAAAAGGAAAATTTAATGGGAGGGATGCTAAAGTGCTAGCAATTGAAGTTGTAAAAGATATTGCGATGGCAAAAGTTGAAATATCTGGGCCTGAAAGAAAATGGGTTTACATTGATTTATTTCTGTTGAAAAAAACTAATAATAGCTGGAAGATTATTAGTAAAACAGCAACAAGAATAGATTAGAAAAAATGAAATTAAATAAACCTACATCAATAATTAATAATAGCATGAAACACAATTTTACAATTATAGTATTATTGTTTTTCATGCTAAATATTTATTCTCAAACAGCTACTATAAATTACATTGACACAAAAATTGAAGTTGATGGTAAATTAGACGAATCGGTATGGGAACATTTACCAAATAACACTAATTTTCATAATTTAATGCCAACCGATATAGGGCAAGCTGAAAATCAAACATCAGTTAAAATATTTCATAACAAAGAGTACTTATATGTTGGTGCTATTTATAATGACACTACTAAAAGAAGACAAGTAAGTTCTTTAAAGAGAGATGTGTCTGTTGGAATTAGTGATGCGTTTATTATGATATTAGACACTCAAAACCAAAAGCAAAATGGAAACCTATTTGCTGTAAATGCTTACGGAACTCAGGTTGATGCTTTGGTAGAACGTGTAAATACGGGGTACGGACTTAATTTTAGTTGGAGTACGGTTTGGAATGCTCGTACATCGGTAAAAGGAACACAGAAAATTTTTGAAATAGCAATTCCTTTTAAGGCATTAAACATTACTGAGAATAATTCAACGTTTGGAGTTCAGTTTTATGTAAGAGATATTAAAAATAATTCATGGACTATTCTGTCGGATGTAAGTAGAAATTATCCAAGTTTTGATCTTCGTTTCACAAAACCATTTAATGTATTAGATTTATCAAATACTTCTATGTCTCGTTATACCATAACGCCATCTTTAACTGTTAATTATCAAAATGATGTTGAAAATGATATAGATAAGACTGATTATAAACCTAGCTTAGATGTACAATATAATATAACACCATCTTTAAAGTTAGATGCGACTATTAATCCTGATTTTTCTCAAATAGATGTAGATCAACAAGTCACTAACTTAACTCGTTTTGCTGTAAATTTTCCTGAGAGGCGAATTTTTTTTTTAGAGAATGCTGATTTGTTTTCAAACCTAGGAGTTAATGGTGTAAATCCCTTTTATTCAAGACGAATTGGAGCGAAAAGCCCTATTAAATTTGGATTAAAATTATCAGGAAATCTTTCATCAAAAACAAGAATAGGTATTTTAAATGTTCAAACAGATAAGAATGAGGATTTAGCATCACAAAATTTCGGAGCGTTAGTGGCAGAGCAACAGCTATCTGAAAACTTTACAACGACTGGTTTTTTTATTAATAGGCAAGAAACGGATGGTTTTAAATTTAAGGGTGACTACAATCGAGTAGCAGGAATTAATGTAAATTATAAATCAAACAACAATAAATGGACAGGTGTTGCTAATTTTGGTAAAAGTTTGAATGATGAGATTTCAAACGATAATAATTTTTACAATTTAGGGCTTTGGTTTAATAAAAGAGGATTGAGTTGGAATGCGGCTATAAAAAATGTAGGGCGAAATTACATAACAGATGTAGGTTTTACTCCAAGATTGTATAATTATGATGCTGTAAATGATATGGTAATAAGGGAAGGTTATACACAAACTACTAGCGGAGTGGAATATGAAAAATTTTATGAGAAGTCCAAATCGCTAAATTCCGTTCGGTATTTAAATTATAAAAATAACAGCTATTTTGATGAAAGTGGAGCGGTAAGTCAATCATCACACTTTTTAAATGGAGCAGTGTTTTTTAAAGATTTATCAGCAATTTATTATGTATACACTCAAGACTATGTAAATTTAAAATATGGTTTTGCTCCGTTGGGAAATGGTAATGCTCTCGTGCCTGATAGGTATAATTTCGGAATTTTAAAATTAGGATATAATTCTGCAAATAATCAGAGGTTAAGATATCGTTTTAATTTACAAAAAGGAAGTTATTATAATGGCAGTAGAGTAGCAGCAGGAGCATATTTAAATTATCAATTATTGCCTTTTGCGAATCTACAATTGAATTATGATGTTAATGATATTGATTTAAAACTATTAGGAAAAGAAACATTTCATTTAACACGATTTACAGGAGAAGTGTTTTTTAATAAACGTTTAAATTGGACTACTTACGTACAGTATAATACACAGCGCAATAACTTTAATGTGAGCAGTAGAGTACAATGGGAGTATAAACCATTATCTTATGTATACTTAGTTGTTTCTGATAATTTTAATAAAAATATAACACGACAAAATTGGGGGATAGCTTTTAAAATGAATTATCGTTTCGATTTTTAGAAGCTATTTATATGTTAAGAAGCAAAAAAGCTCGATACTTAGTATCGAGCTTTTTTAAAATATATTATAGTTTTAAAAACTAAGCTAACATTGTAACAGGGTTTTCAATAAACGTTTTAAGATGAGGGAAATGAAGTTGAAAGGGTAGATAAATTAAAATAGACAAAATGTATTTGGTTGAAAAACGAAAATAATCTTATTGAAAATAAAATAGATTAGAAATAACATTGTTGACATCATTAATGTTATTAGAATAGGAATTACAAATAGTGTATCATATTTAGAGGTTTACATGAGTTTTTAAGTAAAATAAGACGAAATATAATTAATAAAAAATAGCTTTAAATATATTTATTGAACTAGTTCAATGTTTTTAATGTGAAACATTAGCATTTTTGTATTAAGATTAAATTAATATAACCCCCAATATTTTTAAACATGAAAACACAATATAAACAGACATTAATCTTATTCACCCTTCTTATGGGGATGAATATTAAAGCCCAAATCAGTGAAGGAGGGACGCCTTATTTTGCATCAAAATCAGTAGCGGAATCATATAGTATACCAAAAATTAGCATGCCGCCAATTAATCTCGAAAAAAGAAAACAAGAAGGCAACGAAAAACCTTATCAATTTGCGTATGCTCATAAGGTAAATATCAACCCTAACAATTCTGGAACATGGCATACATTGTCTAATGGAGATAAATACTGGGTGCTGGAGATAGAATCAAAAGGAGCTAAATCTCTTAATTTTACA
This genomic stretch from Tenacibaculum sp. Bg11-29 harbors:
- a CDS encoding AraC family transcriptional regulator, encoding MSIRIGKSVYVIFTSREERNLWFIQFGLSACFLIGIALFYYLKASIDNKKSIPKKWKVHFSILFLFIVIVSVFKPYEYYGDFWNTFFVQFIYVVWGGYIVASGLVIKDIFKKLVSREKTTTAELWLINVYIANGLIFLAYIIGYFHLYLVGTITFSVVFYVVLIFFLSKKNRDTIFQDIPVKYAAKKIENKEAILLVDKLDKLMKEKQLYKEANVKLLSISKELQITPHKLSQLLNDNIGKSLATFLNDYRVEEAKNLLQEKQNLTLETIGFEAGFSSKSNFYATFKKTVGKTPSQYQKQYI
- a CDS encoding nuclear transport factor 2 family protein — translated: MRKITLLFVALITFQFTQAQSENSLVEKTLQNYMEGSSYAKLKMLKSAFADNATLYLTNKEGLFKIYSPSEYVDFFRNSEKGKFNGRDAKVLAIEVVKDIAMAKVEISGPERKWVYIDLFLLKKTNNSWKIISKTATRID
- a CDS encoding reprolysin-like metallopeptidase; translated protein: MTKKLLLSLLLCAIISNIYSQQVWTKDYSNFYQKKTADNPKIQQSLKLDKELFLSLIKNAPNRNQIRYSSQKISLPVNHKGFELFEFFETSNFSQELAAKYPSIKSFTAKSLTSSTVARFSYSETAGLHAFINTNKGTYIVKPTDIKTNSYSSYNRNDITSSSDFECNTIEKAKENFNLSKISQNNLNDNFLRKYRLALAVTGGYSNFFLTGNETTDQERKAVVLSAINNTLTRINGIFERDFGVTMELIPNNDDLIYLDDNTDPFSNLYNTELQSTLSSTIGESNYDVGHLFVHHPSRHGNAGCIACVCTDDSKGSAFSAQSDLDTDSFNLLASHEFGHQFGGYHVQSSSNCRSSAGLQEVEPGSGSSIMGYAGICPPNVQENADDYFNYVDIRDVIEWTRNNSSCAELIITNNTAPTVNAGNDYTIPKSTPFILDGSGNDIDNSALLTYCWEQNDPENPSSSNTPQPNWQQGPLFRSRLPVNSPIRYIPQLEDVIQGNLTPTWEVLPSVSRPINFVLTARDNALIGAKTASDQMTINVDDTAGPFLVSSQNSIENWNVGDSKTITWDVANTNLPPVNATNVEILLSTDGGYTYPYVIISSTPNDGTAEVSIPGISESTTQGRVMVKPLNNIFYAINSSDINIQTSEFAMFFTETNKSVCIPNTIEYTFNYKTYLSFNETTTFSVENLPSNLIATFDPTFATNNNTPVKLTISNTINAPIGVTNFNAVGTATSTHKKTAITFNAFENNLIKPVLNTPVNNTTNVDTTVSLNWNSDNNVNTYTLEIATDSGFNTILNTVVTDNNDYTINLLNFNTTYFWRVKGENTCNESQYSNIFSFTTKCNAPNSITTTNITINSVDVTWGDNNNTQQWEIEVVPNGATPIGSGITVLTNPTITIPNLQSATSYDIYVRSLCSPNNYSDWIGAKTFTTLAEFCNGDRFYDSGGANGSYSNNEDITTTILPSAGSDLVLVTFNSFQTEGCCDQLIIYDGNDINAPLIGIYKGNNSPGTIYSKKGKGITFLFTSDSSITQSGWDASVECITITCPEPNDFSYSIISGNSVDLNWTSNGSETKWEIEYGNKGFTKGLGTKFLTTTNPVNINTLSPETAYDFYITAICGAAPSDDDSFVVGPISFKTPCSIVNAPYTYDIEQQNTNSIIDNCWTGNPIRNNTNYYWEAQYSTYNNNLSTGPYKSNNGGKYFRTPPFKTSNIGDEANLLSPIINISSLNEPVLNFYSFMYGENIGSLHVDVFNNGEWTNDVFTQESSQQFSPKDEWSEHFIDLSNFSNTVQIRFRAISGGGYNTTEIDIDDISVIDKPTCVKPTNIKVNTITSNSANIDWVVNGIENEWIIEYGVKNFVIGTGTQITTTTKPYSLKNLESNTNYDFYLKSNCSSSNWNGPYTIKTLLDFCNGDRFYDSGGKNGSYSNNENVITTIVPSEDFDQISVTFNTFQTENCCDVLYIYDGPNINATLIGEFRGSNSPGTITSTHSSGALTFKFVSDGSVTSSGWDASITCETSCLKPSNITINDITQNTANINWTTIEPESNCIIEYGEKGFLLGTGTVANSNTNSHSITNLNTSTEYDVYIKTDCGNKFSKISAPITFKTTCPIPSNIFISNITKDNAELSWTPQGNENNWIIEYGTKGFTLGNGTILETNTTSYSIINLSASTEYEVYIKANCGNGISESSTPVLFKTICPTPTNTFISNITHSNASLNWTPQGNESSWVIEYGIKGFTLGTGTVIETNSRPYKITNLALGTEYDVYIKSVCNNTSKWTAPLNFETCNTLKAPLYENFVSTSIPNCWNQYGSKKWNFSTGADHEAAVAGDFSPNSKTNYAWINSTSPNSNEQISYLKTMFVDISDLRIPAIQFSVFSKNTINNIYNNLKIKLHDNTGKSFDLLDIKKQTINGWQVFTFNINDYPISSNEIQLEFIVTENNATSQFNNDILIDDLKIDDLDKLESNNNPIFYPNPVKNKLVIKSHGVLTKIEVFNLLRQRLKYIKLNKNKSVNEIDLTNLSAGIYLIKTYSKDSKPKVFKIIKN
- a CDS encoding DUF5916 domain-containing protein, with product MKLNKPTSIINNSMKHNFTIIVLLFFMLNIYSQTATINYIDTKIEVDGKLDESVWEHLPNNTNFHNLMPTDIGQAENQTSVKIFHNKEYLYVGAIYNDTTKRRQVSSLKRDVSVGISDAFIMILDTQNQKQNGNLFAVNAYGTQVDALVERVNTGYGLNFSWSTVWNARTSVKGTQKIFEIAIPFKALNITENNSTFGVQFYVRDIKNNSWTILSDVSRNYPSFDLRFTKPFNVLDLSNTSMSRYTITPSLTVNYQNDVENDIDKTDYKPSLDVQYNITPSLKLDATINPDFSQIDVDQQVTNLTRFAVNFPERRIFFLENADLFSNLGVNGVNPFYSRRIGAKSPIKFGLKLSGNLSSKTRIGILNVQTDKNEDLASQNFGALVAEQQLSENFTTTGFFINRQETDGFKFKGDYNRVAGINVNYKSNNNKWTGVANFGKSLNDEISNDNNFYNLGLWFNKRGLSWNAAIKNVGRNYITDVGFTPRLYNYDAVNDMVIREGYTQTTSGVEYEKFYEKSKSLNSVRYLNYKNNSYFDESGAVSQSSHFLNGAVFFKDLSAIYYVYTQDYVNLKYGFAPLGNGNALVPDRYNFGILKLGYNSANNQRLRYRFNLQKGSYYNGSRVAAGAYLNYQLLPFANLQLNYDVNDIDLKLLGKETFHLTRFTGEVFFNKRLNWTTYVQYNTQRNNFNVSSRVQWEYKPLSYVYLVVSDNFNKNITRQNWGIAFKMNYRFDF